The sequence AGCCACAAATTAGCATTTAATTCCCCTAaagctttaataaataaaatgcatactCACTTTTAGCAATAGACCATACTGAAAACACACACATGACTcgttaaatcatatttaatatattttatgttacaATATCTTAAATTAGAGTGTACAACTTTACACGTACGCTACAATTTTAACTTATAAAACTAAGCTTCATATTTTCTATACATAGTATAAtgtacaataatatttttttagtatagtgAAAATCTATCTACAAACAACTATCTAAACTATTTCCTATAAAACCGTCTactttctattttataaatattgcaaCAAAATAATCACATTACAGTCTAAATTAATCTTTGGTCTTAGGCTgagatattttttacaaattacaaaaaacaatttcacCTTGTCCAGTCGTCACTCGAAGATAACGGAGAAAACGCACTCATTCTTGGATGCACGCCGATCTCGGGACTTTGCGAATCGCTTTTCCGTGAAGAATCAGTTTTATTTGTTCCCTTACCTTCGGTGCCTATAATCGAGTCTATTGAAAACCCTGTTCTGACTTTTTTATGGATCTGCGTTGGCATATAGTCCTCAACGTCTGGAGTAATTGTTGTTGGCTGAACTGGCACTGGTTTACATATATTCGGCTGTGGAAGTAAAGCCAAAGGAGGCAGCCCGAGCCTGGATAAGTCCATTGGGCTCAATAGTGGCAACCCATTTGATATGTTATTTGGGATACCTGGTATATAAGAATAAGGGTTGTGAAGGGTCGGATGTGTAAACAACCCGCTGTGGTAGTTCTCTTGGCTTTGGAGGAATTGAGCGACCATGGCTGAGGCATGATGGTCCCGAAGCATTAAATTTGCCGATGGCCTTTTATAGCGTTTTCTACGTCTTAGGAAGCTGCCATTATCAAACATGTCTTCTGCTAAAGGATCTAGGGTCCAGTAGTTACCTTTACCGGGATTGCCAGGCTCTCTAGGGATTTTTATAAAGCAGTCATTAAGAGATAAGTTGTGCCTTATTGAATTTTGCCAAGCAGGAAACTTTTCCCTGTAGTACATAAATCTTGTCATAATAAACTCACAGATGCCActtaaagtaagttttttgtgAGGAGACTGTAGTATTGCCATAGTAATTAGGGCAATATATGAGTAGGGTGGCTTGATTAACTGATGTCCCGACTTTTTAGGAGATTTTTCTGCTGTATATCCGTCTTCTGATTTAATTGGGGAGTGGGACTCGTTAGAACCGCGCAGATCCAACGGACTATCCGGCATTGAATATCGCTGGTCCATCATTAAATCTACTTCTTTAATATCTTCTGTCGCCAAATGACGACACTCTTCTTCCATGGCTAACATTTATCTAGTCACTGTATCAGTTTTAATAATCACTCACACGGAAGTCACTACTGTAACCGTAAACACCAAACACCGGCGGCGACCTAATCAGTATGAACAGCTTATCGAGaatgaaaaatcttaaactGGTACGTCTTTTTAAAAAGAGCGTTATCTTTAAATCACTGTACATCTATATCTATATGTGGTTAAGATAAGAATTATTGCAGGTAACTCACACCCACTTCGTTATGATAGAAGGTGAGCGAACAACCAGTCAGCAGTCCGGATCGTTGGCAACTGCTTTCTGGAAATGTTATACCAATATTATCATGACAAGAACAATGATGGTTCAAGCCACCACATTTCCGGCAACGATGTGAGAAAACAAAGCGGTCGTATAGAGTGGAGGGGATAAGGGTGCCGCCCAGCAACCCCCTCATGTCACGCCCATTTCACCCCCAAGGTATCAGGTTTACGTAGGGATTTTCACGTTCCTGAAGTAGGGTTGTTGTTCGGGATGAATGTCgattgatttttttctcttctgCTGTCTCTCTCGGAACCGGCTTAAATCGACCCCAACtcgacaaataaaataattttatattatccgACGGTACAGATGCGGCTTGTAGCGGATAAGCTGTGAGAGTATGCTCGGGTggatttaaatgtttttaaggctttatttttaaatattcgacataaaaattataaaaaaaacatgctttaaaTAGTTTTAGGTGATTAGACAATGTGGCCggaagtaaaattaattttgaaaataaattatttcgtaattatataaatttcattttccATTATTGGTATAGTAATAGTCACGGAGCATATGGtcaaaaatgtaagttttaaattgtttttttttgttaaaaatttgggCAAATTGGATttggatcaaaatattttaattatattgccTGGGTGATTTACGGACAAATGTGCATTTCTGagaattcttatttatttcatatttttgtatttttaagccatcataatatgtattaaggcagtcaatatatttttttaatatactttattctcttaatatatttttttaaataagaattatataatttatacagtattttcgatattttaaattaaatttgatagcTAAGTGCCAACAAAAAAATCAGCAATTtgtttcaagatttttttggaattaaatattttattgcttaattttcctgataaatacaaattccgttaaaaaaatatttttgcactagaaatattgacatttttaagaaGTCATATCACATATCTGTGATCTTGTAGTTCTTTATAATCTTATAGAATTTTCCTGGCATATTATGAATATCTCAAGCTTATATGAATCGGCATTTGAGAAACAGCACATGTCACTTTTAAaccattttacagaaaataagaaaaactaaaaatctcaAAGGatggattaaaaaattatttttaaataattagcatTAAAAACTGGTTCGATTTCGGGcacaatacaataatatttaaaccttaaagaaaaaatagaaaaaaatatgggtatttGAAAATGCGCGACATGTGATGTTTCTGAAATGAACATAAAAACTCAGAATataaggatatatttttattgaataatgcgtcaaaaaaacataaaatgaaaaataaaactaattaatggTCTTCATTTTCAGTTCTCGGCCAATTTATTATCTCTGTATAAAAGCCGTGGTGTTCTTCTGGAATGTATGCAAAAAGTCGCTTTATGtcttcaagttttttttaaatttagcgGAACCTTTCCTTGTGAATAAGCTGGTTGTTGCACAGGGGTAGGAAGTTGTAATAAGTTGGAGGTGGCAAGTCTAAATTTATGGCTTGTAATCCCGtctataaaattaaacgccTCAACTACGCCAGGttcatttgaagaatatctaAAATGCGTgaagtttgaaatttgaaatgtaTATTTTTGGTCCCTTGGCACACCTCTACCAAGAGATTCAATGgacaaagtgttttttttatagaactTTGGCCACCAACCTTTAAAATCGGCAATATCTTCAGTTTTTGcaagttttacaaaatatttcgattttttcttttcaatatttatatttcatttcgACATATTCCATTATTAAGTAGATTCTATCATGTTTTTTAATCACTCGTTTAATGGTTGCAAAATTTCGATCATTTGGTAAAAAAGAGTGTCCTCGTTGTGGAAAATACTGGTTAATGGTTTCGAATCGCGTCGTATGCACCAACGCCATTAAAAATCTGATTATAGTATGGTTTCGATTCTGATCACTGCAACTGTCGGAGAAAATATGTAGATGTTTAGTCCCGACTGGAATTTCATTCTGCAAAAAGTCCAAAAGAAATGACGCTACTTCGTTGGGACCCTTTCTTGCGATACCCTCATGATAAAGGTAGAACTTGGCTTTCTGTTTTCCAGctaaatttattccaaaaacaTTAAGAGTAAgctatcttaaataaaaagtttcttgtACTGGAACCAGTGGCAATTGAAGGTTCTGCATATAATCAAATGTTATTACAACGGTATCATCATTTTCGGGATTTTGGGAAATTTAagtacagagttttagtttgttataaaatttcttaGCTCTGCGTTTATGCACCATTAATTCCGCAGCAGCGGTTCGTTTAGCAGTATCATTCAGCGAGGGACTTTTTATTTTGACACCTAGCTCTTCGCATTTGCAGCAGGTGTCCACTTGCGGTCGTCCAAAAGAGACGGAAAATCTTTCTTGAAAGATCTTTCTTGAAAATCTTTCTTGAAAGATTTTCAAGAagaacttgtattttattttggttgaCGGGTtctgcattttaaataaatcgtaCATAATTTTCACGTTAACTTTCTCGTCAAGATAATGTCTTTCTTTGCTACTATAATGTGAAATTTTCGTAGGAAAGCTCCTGATATGATCCTCAATCTGGCAAACTATATTTCCTGGAATTGCATTTCCAGAAATACCTTGCCTCTTTTGTCATTAGGATGTTTGCCCTCTACAAGTAACTTAGTTAGACGTCGAACTCTAGCAGGTGTAATTGCGTGAATGTTAATAAAAGCCTTTTTGCACACCACGATTCGTCCATATGAGgatgttaaaaagtatttaaatgtgTAAGATTTCGGTTTAACTCGCCCTATATTCCTTGGCATTCAAACTTTGACGTTTTGGCAAGATATTAACGCTTGTAAATATGCATCCTGCTCATTCTTGGTTGCCAAAAGCCTGAATTTTTGAAGAATCTCCTGACGGTCACCTTCGGAACATCGATTATAAGACTTTAACTtacatctacaaaaaaaatgtacttaacAAAAGCTGACCTAACCCTCAAAACCCGTAACAACTTACCCGCAGTTTTCACCCTATTCTTTAGCAGAAACTACAGCACCTTTATAAGTAATATATTCTTCACCCTTTAGtctagcattttttattatttcacacTTGTATAACTTTCTTTTACCCTTCTTGTTTGTTAAAATAGTCGGAGCACTATCCGAGTCACTACCACTTGTTGACGGCATGGTTTACAATaaca comes from Anthonomus grandis grandis chromosome 4, icAntGran1.3, whole genome shotgun sequence and encodes:
- the LOC126735262 gene encoding forkhead box protein D2-like, which translates into the protein MLAMEEECRHLATEDIKEVDLMMDQRYSMPDSPLDLRGSNESHSPIKSEDGYTAEKSPKKSGHQLIKPPYSYIALITMAILQSPHKKLTLSGICEFIMTRFMYYREKFPAWQNSIRHNLSLNDCFIKIPREPGNPGKGNYWTLDPLAEDMFDNGSFLRRRKRYKRPSANLMLRDHHASAMVAQFLQSQENYHSGLFTHPTLHNPYSYIPGIPNNISNGLPLLSPMDLSRLGLPPLALLPQPNICKPVPVQPTTITPDVEDYMPTQIHKKVRTGFSIDSIIGTEGKGTNKTDSSRKSDSQSPEIGVHPRMSAFSPLSSSDDWTR